Within the Pseudoxanthomonas sp. Root65 genome, the region GACATCGACGTTGGTCGACTGTGCGTCCTCGGCGGTCAGATACCGCCCCGTACCGAAGAACACCCAGCGCTTTTTGGTAACGGGATGTACGCCTAGCGCAACCGCACCGCTAATGGGCTGGGCCTTGCCACCGGCATCCTGCGCCGTGAAGAGGCGGGTCACACTCCACGCACCCGGCGAGGTGCTCGTCAAGTCGAACTTCCACACATTACCCAGCATGTCGCCCGCGTAGACATAGGCCAGCGTCCTGCCATCCGGGCCATAGACACCGGTGGGAGCCGACAGGCCATTGGGTAGTGCAGTGGATCCGACGCCCGTGTCGATCTCGCGAATGACAGCCCCCGTGTCCGCGTTCAACACCATCAGGACCGCACGCTCATTCGTACTGTTGATGCCATTACCCGTCACCAGGGCGGCTGCGCCCGTCTGCACCTGGGCAAAGAACGGCTTGCCGAGGATCAATCCCATGTTGGCACCTGACGCGCGCTCCCACTTGTACACCGACGTCGCGGTCGCGGCTGCCGGCGCAGTGACATCCAGCGCGTACAGGCCTTTGCCACCCTTGCCCAGCGTACCCACGAGAACGTTGCGGTTGGATGTGAGTGCCCGGTTGCTGACGACCACCGGGCCGTCGACGAAGAACTTGTGTGCGTAGTCGCCCCTGCTCAGTGTCGACAGATGGTTGATGTTGATGATGCTGGGGATGTAGGAAAACAATTCCACCCCTGTCGACGCATCGAACGCATGCAACATACCGTCGTTGGCACCTACGTAAAGCGTGTTGGTTTCCTTCACGTACGCAGGCGATGAGCCGATGATGTCGCCGATCTTGCTGGCGATTCGGTTGCGCAGTACGCCCCCGCCGGTATGCTCCTCAAGCCGCTCCTCGCCCTTGATGTAGTTGGCGTTGTCCGTCGCGGTAACCGGATAGTTCAATGTGCTGCCCGTGCGAGCCAGCAAAGGAAGTTGCGTCCCGGACGGAAAGGCTGTGCCGCTCGTACCCGTAGACGTGAAGACCTTGCGGCTATTCCATGCCGGTAGTGATCCCGCCCAACTGATGGTATTGGCCACGCCCGAAGTGGTGACCGAGCGTGCCGTCACTTCACCCGTCCAACTTCCGGGAACGTAGCTCGCATTGAAGACCTGGGCGCCCGTGTCCAGCGACACCGTATTGCTGGCGACATTGGAGAACGAGCTTGCACGCCCACGGATCTCACTCAATGCGCTACGCAGAGCCCGGGCGAAATCGTCGGCATTGTTGGCCAATACGAACGTGCCGCGACCGTTGACGGCTGCGTGCCACAAGTCGTCGATACTGGGAGACTGGTTGTTGGTTGGAAATGGCCACGTCTTAGTGCCTGCAGTGATTGCTGGCAGGTCCGTCTCCGGATCCAGTGTACCTGCGGCGCCCAGCGATACCGAGAAAGTCACCATGTGCTGCCAGAAAGCAGGATTGGCCGTCGAACTCGGCACCACATTATCCAGATCCGGGCGCAGGTCGTTCTTCCAGTACCGCATGGCGATGTCGGCCAGCGTGTTGGAGTGCGGGCTTGAGTACGGTAGTGATGGCGTATACGTATACGGCGCTCCGCTGGGATTGGGGATCGCCGCGCCAGCCGCATTGTCTTCTTCAGCAACTGAGGTCCAAGCACCATCATTACGATAGCCATCGGTCGTCAGGATGGTGAAGTTCTGGCGGCAGGCGAACTGGTCCTCGCCCCACGGACCGGTACTGGTCCTATCCGTTGCGAAGTACTGTCCTGCCTGGTACAGAGCCTCGCGCAACGGTGTCGAGCCACCACCCGTCTCCGCGTAGAGACGCTGATACCACGCCGTCTTGTTGTTGTTGGCACCAGTGGGGCCACTGGGATCCTCGAACAAACCCTTGTTGCGAGTTACGGGGATTGGCTTAGCACGCGTGATCGGATGGCTAGACCAATTGATGCCGCCCGATGTGCCACTAATTGGCATGTCGTTCCAAATATTCCGGTAGCCTACGCGATACTCCGAACCAATTTCGGAGAAAGCACGACCCGACGCTGCTTTGGCGATCTTGTAGCGGGTCCTGTGGTAGGAATACCAAGTCGCATAGTTAAGCCGCTCATCCGCTTCCGAACGTGCAGTAGGCGATACTCGCTGACAGTTTCGAAAATCGTTGCCGGTGCCTGTGGAACATCCGCGACCGTCCAGACCCCTGTTATAAGGGAATGATCCGCCAACACGTGGACCGTAGTCGCTCCGGATGATAACCCCGTCCGAGTGGATCTGGTAACGCCAGAAATTGGTCTGGTTATTCAGGTCCCCGGCCAGATTCTTGGCCACGTAGAACGTTTCATTTATGAACGCTCCAGTGCCATCTATATTGGTGAATAGATTGAGAGTGCTGTTATCGAAAGGTGGGATACGCTCTGTACCCGCGTAGACCCTCCCAAAATCCTGACCACCCGTCATGGTTGCGCCAGTCGAGTCGACCCACGGCAAGTAGGTCGTGGCTGGATTGTACGAAAGCTTATTGTGCAAATAGCTGCTGCGCCGCCAGCCCGTAGGCGCGTTGTCCGGCAAGAAGTCCGACTGCATCGAGCCGGAGTTGTCCAGCACAAAGAGGATGTTCGGCGGAATGCGTGCACCGATGGTGAGCGGCTGGTCCGGAATGGCAATACCTGCATTGGCCGGCAGCGCCAACAACGTGGCGAGGAACGCCACGGGCAGACTCCACCACTGCCGACGACGAGCAGCGTTCTGGCGATCAGGTTGGCGCGAGTGTTGGATTTTCATGGCTCATCCGGAATGCGGCTGATGACGGTGGCTTGCACGAGCACGTCGGCACGGCCTTCGGCGCGGCTACGCGCTGTCACGCGATACAAAGGGTTTGCACAATTCAGCGTGGAGCCCGAGGTGGAATCGCATCCTCCCGGCTGGCCTGGTCCGGTACCGATGTACTCGACCCAATACTCGGGAGGCTCGGGAATGAGCATGTTGTCGTAGTTGGCCGCGGGTACAGGCGTCCACGCAGCCGCTGACCCGCTCGGGCATATGCCATTGACGCAAGCGTCGCTTGGTTCAGGGGTGTCGGTATCCCAGTTTCCAGCGCCGAGGACCTGGTCCTGAGCGAAGCGCAACGCGCCCTCCGCTGCCTGAAACGCAATGCTTCGATCACGGAGGTTGGCCGCCATGCGTTCCTGCATGGCGGAACTGCGCATGATGGCAAGCCCAAGGATGGCGGTGACCACCAGCAGGATGAGCACGACGACCAGTGCGATGCCCTTCTGATCCGCCCGCGCCCGCATGGAAGGATGGCGGAAGTTGAAGCGACTCATAGCGTGCGTCCTCTCAAGCTGACGACATTGGACACCTGACGGGTAATCTGGGCACCGTCGTCAGCCACACCTTGCAACGTCAGCGCCACCCGCACGGACACCACATCGTCTCCCGCGACGTTCGCATAGTTGGCGGCGCCGCGCTGCAGGTATTGGAATGCGATGTTCTGCACTCCTTCGATCACCTCTTCGGGAGCGCCCCCCATGCGGCTCATGTAAAGTGAATTGCCGCCGCGGCCGTTGGCCTGCACGAACCAGTTCACATCACGAAATCGCGCCAGTATCACGGAAGGGAGCAGCACGGGATCGTTGACGGGGTAATCTGGCAATGCGGCAAAGCTCACCGTGTCAGTGCTGACCCCTGTTGCGGTGATCACATGTGTCTTGTTGCTGTTGCACAACACGATCACGTCACCCACCGAGAATGCATCGGTGGCATCCTCCAGGTCGTCGCCGTCCAACGTAACCGACGTATTGGTGGTACCCGTCACGCGATAGGCCGTGTCATCCCCGGAGAACACGCGCAGGGTAGTAGCTGTCCCATTGATGGGGGCGGTTCTGAAGCTCGTCGCCGCTGCACCCACGCCTTCCACGGCTGAGAATCGCGAACACGCACTGCCGCCTGCCGCGCGGATGTCTCGCGACATCAACTCGAACGCAATGCGGGCATTTTCCTGCACGCGATTCAAACCCTCGTTCGAGCGGTAGGTCGCCTGGTTGGATTGCAGGATCGCCAACGCCGCGCCCGCTACCAACAGACCCAGTACCAGCGCGACCATCAACTCGATCAAGCTGAAACCTGCTACCTGCTCTCGCGTCAGCCCGGAACCACTGCTACGCAGACTCATATCGTGGTCCTCGTGACAATGGTCCGAGTCTGTCCGCCACCCGCACGCGAATCGTCCCACTGGACGGTGATGACGCACGCTTGGGGACAATTCTGGATCTGTCCACACGTGGTGTTGTCATTCACATTGCTGGTGATGTTGAGCTTCAGATCCTGGATCCAGTTCCGCAGATCGTTCTGCGCCAGGGTTCCGGCAGGACCGGGTGCGCAGACCATGCCGCCGGTGTTGTAGTTGCCGGCATTGAAACGATTGGCACGCATGGCGTCGAGAATCGCGTTCGTCTGCATGACGGCCTGGCTCGTTTCCAGCGAACTCTGCCCGCCACGGAGGGCAACGGATTGCATGGCGGCGACGCCAAGCAGTCCGATACTCAGGACAACCACCGACACCAGCACTTCAATAAGGCTGACGCCCTGCACGGCACGCCGACCGCGCAGCATGTCGCGATGGGCGCGCGTGGGCGCCTCAGACTCATATTTCATGGGCAGTCGCCTCCACCATTGTTCCTTGCAGTCATGACGTGACCTGCAACACTGATCGTAATGACGCGCTGATTGTCCGCCGGCTTGTCGGTCGGGATGCATGCCGTCAGCGTCGTCCCCGCGGCGATCAGCCCGGTTGAATTGAAGGTGACGCCGCCCGCAGGGCCACTGAGTTGCATGTTGCCGGGGAAAAGGCCTCCGCGAACGGTTTCTTCAACCGCATCGCGGTTGTTCTGGCCGACCACGGCCCAACCTTGCCAATCGGCACCTGCCGTGCAGGTCTCACCGTCGTCACTGCCGCAGAGGACGACCGGCGCACTTCGCCGGATGGCCTCCGCCCGCGCCAGCTGCGCCGCCGATGTCAGCTCGCCGGCGGTACTGGACAGGCGATTGGAGTTCATCAGCGTGATCATCGCCGGAGAGGCGACAGCCGCGATGAGGGCGATCACCGCGATCGTCACCATCAGCTCGATGAGCGTGAAACCACGCGATTGGCGGCGGAGCTTCCACAGCGCCCCGCCAATCCCGGCCTGGGTTGGGTGAAAGACGGACATACAGTTCCCCTTGTTGAGGGTCCACCCTAGCCCCGCCCAACCCCTGGGCACCAGCGCTTACGGAATGAACGGCGCAATCCGTCCCCTAAAAGGCAACCCGGAGCCCGGCGAGGCGAAGGCATTGCGGCATGATGGCGGCAATCCCCGAAAACCCACGCCATGACCGCCCCCCCCTCTAACAACGCGCTGAGCCCGCTCGATACCCTTTGGCAAGCACGAACACTGGTCTGGGTGCTGCTGGCCGGAGAGGCGTTGGCTGCGGTGTTGGCCATTGCCCCGGGCCGGGAGGGCGATCGTCTGGCGTACTTCGGGGTTGCGTCGTTGGCGATCCAGTGGATCGCACTCACATCGCTGGGCTTGCTTTACCTGATGCGCCGCTGGCTGTCACGGATCAGCCCGCCCTTCGTCGCTCAGGTGGGGCTTGGCGCCTTCCTCGCCAGCACCTGGATCGTCCTGCTGATCGGCTGGGTGACATTGCATGAGCTCATGCCCGTTCCAGATGGCGGATGGATGGCCTTTTCGATCCGGGTCACCGCCATCGCGCTGATCATGGGGCTGCTGGGTCTGGCCGCGTTCCAGGCGCAGTGGAACGCGAAGCAACTGGCCGTCAGCGCCGAACACGCCAAACTCCAGGCCCTGCAGGCCCGCATCCAGCCGCACTTCCTGTTCAACACCCTCAACACCGGCATCTCGCTGCTGCATGCCAAGCCCGACTTGGCCGAACAGCTGTTGCTGGATCTGTCGGACCTGTTCCGGGCGGCGCTGTCGCAGCGTGACGCGCTCCCGCTGGAAGAGGATCTGTCGCTTGCGCGCCGCTACCTGGAGATCGAACAGCTCCGCCTTGGGGATCGGCTGCATCTTGACTGGGAGGTCCCCGAAGCGCTGCCCTCGCTGCAGGTGCCCACGCTGTCCATCCAGCCGTTGGCCGAGAACGCGATCCGCCATGGCATCGAACCCTCCACCTCGGGCGGTCAGGTGGGCATCCGGGTCGAGACGGTCGACGGCTACCTGCAGGTGTCCGTCTCCAACACCTTGCCGCCGGCCTCGTCGCGCGCTGCGGCAGGCCATCAGGTCGGCCTCAGTTCGGTGCGGGCGCGCATCCACGCCGCAACCGAGGGCCGCGGACGCGTGGAGACGCGCATTGCCGATGGCCGCTACTTCGCCGTCATCCGCTTGCCGCTCGGCACCGCCGACTAGCGCGAGGCGTCAGGTCGCTACGCGATAGCAGGGTCGGTACTCGCCGGCGATCTTCATGCGCCGCTGTTCGACGAAGGCGCGCAGCAGGGCGTCCAGCGCCTGCATCATGGCGGCGTCGCCATGGATCTCGAACGGACCGAATTCCTCGATCCGGCGCATGCCGTCCTCCTTGACGTTGCCCGCGACAATGCCGGAGAACGCGCGACGCAGGTCCGCGGCCAGATCATGGACGTCGCGGCCGGGACGAAGCTGCAGCCCCGCCATCGCCTCGTGCGACGGAACGAACGGCTGCTGGTAGTCCTCGGGAATCTGGATGGCCCAGTTGAAGAAGAACGAGTCCTTGTGCTCGATGCGGTACTCGCGCACCTTGCGGATACCGGCCACCATCTTCTTCGCCACCGCCACCGGGTCGCCGACGATGATCTCGTAGCGCTCGGCTGCCGCGTCGCCCAACGTCAGGCGGATGAAACGGTCGATCTGCTCGAAGTACGGCGCCGCGATGGTCGGACCGGTGAGGATCAGCGGGAACGGCAGGTGCGCGTTGTCCGGATGCAGCAGGATGCCGAGCAGGTACAGGATCTCTTCGGCCGTACCGACGCCGCCGGGGAACACGATGATGCCGTGGCCGATGCGGACGAAGGCCTCCAGGCGCTTCTCGATGTCCGGCATGATGACCAGATGGTTGACGATCGGGTTGGGCGACTCGGCGGCGATGATGCCCGGCTCGGTCACGCCGATGTAGCGCGTCTTAGCGCGACGCTGCTTGGCGTGCGCGATGGTCGCGCCCTTCATCGGCCCCTTCATCGCACCGGGACCGCAGCCCGTGCAGATGTCCAGCCCGCGCAGGCCCAGCTCGTAGCCCACCTGCTTGGTATAGAGGTATTCATCCCGTGAGATCGAGTGGCCGCCCCAGCACACCACCAGGTTGGGGTCGCTGGGCTTGAGGATGCGCGCGTTGCGCAGCAGGCCGAACACCGCATTGGTGATGCCGGCGGAGGATTCCAGGTCGGCCGCATACTCCGGGCCGAGTTCGATCGCGGTGTAGGCCAGGTCGCGGACCACGGCGAACAGCAGCTCGGCGATGCCGCGAATGATCTCGCCGTCGACGAAGGCCATGGCCGGCGCGTTGATCAGGTCGATGCGCACGCCGCGGTCCTGCTGCAGCACCTGGATGTCGAAATCCGGATACAGGTCGCGCGCCGCGCGCGGATCGTCCGACGCGCTGCCGCTGGTCAGCACGGCCAGTGCGCAGCGGCGCAGCAGCTC harbors:
- a CDS encoding PilC/PilY family type IV pilus protein; translated protein: MKIQHSRQPDRQNAARRRQWWSLPVAFLATLLALPANAGIAIPDQPLTIGARIPPNILFVLDNSGSMQSDFLPDNAPTGWRRSSYLHNKLSYNPATTYLPWVDSTGATMTGGQDFGRVYAGTERIPPFDNSTLNLFTNIDGTGAFINETFYVAKNLAGDLNNQTNFWRYQIHSDGVIIRSDYGPRVGGSFPYNRGLDGRGCSTGTGNDFRNCQRVSPTARSEADERLNYATWYSYHRTRYKIAKAASGRAFSEIGSEYRVGYRNIWNDMPISGTSGGINWSSHPITRAKPIPVTRNKGLFEDPSGPTGANNNKTAWYQRLYAETGGGSTPLREALYQAGQYFATDRTSTGPWGEDQFACRQNFTILTTDGYRNDGAWTSVAEEDNAAGAAIPNPSGAPYTYTPSLPYSSPHSNTLADIAMRYWKNDLRPDLDNVVPSSTANPAFWQHMVTFSVSLGAAGTLDPETDLPAITAGTKTWPFPTNNQSPSIDDLWHAAVNGRGTFVLANNADDFARALRSALSEIRGRASSFSNVASNTVSLDTGAQVFNASYVPGSWTGEVTARSVTTSGVANTISWAGSLPAWNSRKVFTSTGTSGTAFPSGTQLPLLARTGSTLNYPVTATDNANYIKGEERLEEHTGGGVLRNRIASKIGDIIGSSPAYVKETNTLYVGANDGMLHAFDASTGVELFSYIPSIININHLSTLSRGDYAHKFFVDGPVVVSNRALTSNRNVLVGTLGKGGKGLYALDVTAPAAATATSVYKWERASGANMGLILGKPFFAQVQTGAAALVTGNGINSTNERAVLMVLNADTGAVIREIDTGVGSTALPNGLSAPTGVYGPDGRTLAYVYAGDMLGNVWKFDLTSTSPGAWSVTRLFTAQDAGGKAQPISGAVALGVHPVTKKRWVFFGTGRYLTAEDAQSTNVDVQTMYGFVDEGTAHARSDLTQRGIQVTEGNVRAFESKSALPATSKGWYIDLPISGERIIQDAQLAARFLVTASVIPSGDACNADGTGYINALDAFTGTSGGMSYFDLDGDGSTDNAGVTGGLPVGSVNVGNGMPTLPNLLRGLLVVGGTGGSGLSSPLTSQPRWDRASWREIRRD
- a CDS encoding PilX N-terminal domain-containing pilus assembly protein; amino-acid sequence: MSRFNFRHPSMRARADQKGIALVVVLILLVVTAILGLAIMRSSAMQERMAANLRDRSIAFQAAEGALRFAQDQVLGAGNWDTDTPEPSDACVNGICPSGSAAAWTPVPAANYDNMLIPEPPEYWVEYIGTGPGQPGGCDSTSGSTLNCANPLYRVTARSRAEGRADVLVQATVISRIPDEP
- a CDS encoding prepilin-type N-terminal cleavage/methylation domain-containing protein, with product MSLRSSGSGLTREQVAGFSLIELMVALVLGLLVAGAALAILQSNQATYRSNEGLNRVQENARIAFELMSRDIRAAGGSACSRFSAVEGVGAAATSFRTAPINGTATTLRVFSGDDTAYRVTGTTNTSVTLDGDDLEDATDAFSVGDVIVLCNSNKTHVITATGVSTDTVSFAALPDYPVNDPVLLPSVILARFRDVNWFVQANGRGGNSLYMSRMGGAPEEVIEGVQNIAFQYLQRGAANYANVAGDDVVSVRVALTLQGVADDGAQITRQVSNVVSLRGRTL
- the pilV gene encoding type IV pilus modification protein PilV, with translation MKYESEAPTRAHRDMLRGRRAVQGVSLIEVLVSVVVLSIGLLGVAAMQSVALRGGQSSLETSQAVMQTNAILDAMRANRFNAGNYNTGGMVCAPGPAGTLAQNDLRNWIQDLKLNITSNVNDNTTCGQIQNCPQACVITVQWDDSRAGGGQTRTIVTRTTI
- a CDS encoding GspH/FimT family pseudopilin gives rise to the protein MSVFHPTQAGIGGALWKLRRQSRGFTLIELMVTIAVIALIAAVASPAMITLMNSNRLSSTAGELTSAAQLARAEAIRRSAPVVLCGSDDGETCTAGADWQGWAVVGQNNRDAVEETVRGGLFPGNMQLSGPAGGVTFNSTGLIAAGTTLTACIPTDKPADNQRVITISVAGHVMTARNNGGGDCP
- a CDS encoding histidine kinase: MTAPPSNNALSPLDTLWQARTLVWVLLAGEALAAVLAIAPGREGDRLAYFGVASLAIQWIALTSLGLLYLMRRWLSRISPPFVAQVGLGAFLASTWIVLLIGWVTLHELMPVPDGGWMAFSIRVTAIALIMGLLGLAAFQAQWNAKQLAVSAEHAKLQALQARIQPHFLFNTLNTGISLLHAKPDLAEQLLLDLSDLFRAALSQRDALPLEEDLSLARRYLEIEQLRLGDRLHLDWEVPEALPSLQVPTLSIQPLAENAIRHGIEPSTSGGQVGIRVETVDGYLQVSVSNTLPPASSRAAAGHQVGLSSVRARIHAATEGRGRVETRIADGRYFAVIRLPLGTAD
- the ppnN gene encoding nucleotide 5'-monophosphate nucleosidase PpnN, with protein sequence MPMSETASRALPVQDARIYPRGGLDVLSRAEVARLRDASSGGMHELLRRCALAVLTSGSASDDPRAARDLYPDFDIQVLQQDRGVRIDLINAPAMAFVDGEIIRGIAELLFAVVRDLAYTAIELGPEYAADLESSAGITNAVFGLLRNARILKPSDPNLVVCWGGHSISRDEYLYTKQVGYELGLRGLDICTGCGPGAMKGPMKGATIAHAKQRRAKTRYIGVTEPGIIAAESPNPIVNHLVIMPDIEKRLEAFVRIGHGIIVFPGGVGTAEEILYLLGILLHPDNAHLPFPLILTGPTIAAPYFEQIDRFIRLTLGDAAAERYEIIVGDPVAVAKKMVAGIRKVREYRIEHKDSFFFNWAIQIPEDYQQPFVPSHEAMAGLQLRPGRDVHDLAADLRRAFSGIVAGNVKEDGMRRIEEFGPFEIHGDAAMMQALDALLRAFVEQRRMKIAGEYRPCYRVAT